One genomic window of Ziziphus jujuba cultivar Dongzao chromosome 4, ASM3175591v1 includes the following:
- the LOC107416188 gene encoding sucrose synthase 5 gives MSTSTTPTPLKRSESIAESMPDALRQSRYHMKRCFAKYIEQGRRIMKLQHLMLEMEKVIDDKIERNHVLEGVLGYILRSTQEAVVIPPHVAFAVRPNPGYWEFVKVSSEDLSVEAISTTEFLKFKEMLYDDKWASDENALEVDFAAIEPTVPHLTLSSSVGNGFSFVSKFITSKLSGRLENAQPLVDYLLSLSHQGEKLMINETLNTPSKLQMALIVAEVFLAALPKDTPYQNFDLRFKEWGFEKGWGSTAERVQETIKSLSEVLQAPDPFNMENFFSRVPTIFNIVIFSPHGYFGQADVLGLPDTGGQVVYILDQVKALEDELVNRIRDQGLAVKPRILIVTRLIPEARGTKCNQELEEVVGTRYSSILRVPFKTEKGVLKKWVSRFDIYPYLERFTQDAITKILDILEGKPDLIIGNYTDGNLVASLMANKLEITQGTIAHALEKTKYEDSDIKWKELEPKYHFSCQFMADMISMNATDFIIASTYQEIAGSKDRPGQYESHSAFTLPGLCRVVSGINVFDPKFNIAAPGADQTVYFPFTERQKRFTVFNPAIEELLYSREDNNEHIGYLADRKKPIIFSMARLDTVKNMTGLTEWYGKNKKLRNLVNLVIVGGFFDPSKSNDREEMAEIKKMHALIEKYQLKGQIRWIAAQTDRRRNGELYRFIADSKGAFVQPALYEAFGLTVIEAMNCGLPTFATNQGGPAEIIVDGVSGFHIDPNNGDEASNKIAEFFEKCKNDATYWNKFSAAGLQRINECYTWKIYANKVLNMGCTYTFWKQLVKEPKQAKQKYIHMFYNLLFRNLVKNVPLASDEPLQPPPPPPPPKQESKPKQTPSTRRTQSRLQRLFGA, from the exons ATGTCTACGAGTACAACACCAACGCCGTTGAAGAGATCAGAATCGATAGCAGAGAGTATGCCGGATGCCCTGAGGCAAAGCCGGTACCATATGAAGAGGTGCTTTGCTAAGTACATTGAGCAAGGAAGAAGGATCATGAAACTTCAGCATTTAATGCTTGAAATGGAGAAAGTCATCGATGACAAGATTGAAAGAAACCATGTCTTGGAGGGAGTTCTTGGCTATATACTTCGTTCTACTCAG GAAGCTGTTGTTATTCCTCCCCATGTAGCCTTTGCGGTAAGACCAAATCCTGGATATTGGGAATTTGTTAAAGTTAGCTCCGAGGATCTCTCAGTGGAAGCCATCTCCACCACTGAGTTCTTGAAATTCAAAGAAATGCTATATGATGATAAATG GGCAAGTGATGAAAATGCATTGGAGGTGGATTTTGCAGCAATTGAACCCACTGTTCCTCACTTAACCCTGTCATCTTCAGTAGGAAATGGATTCAGTTTTGTTTCTAAGTTCATAACTTCCAAGTTGAGTGGAAGATTGGAAAATGCACAGCCTCTTGTGGATTACTTATTATCACTAAGTCATCAAGGAGAG AAATTAATGATAAATGAAACCCTCAACACACCATCTAAGCTTCAGATGGCACTGATTGTTGCTGAAGTTTTTCTAGCAGCTCTTCCCAAAGATACTccataccaaaattttgatttaag ATTTAAGGAGTGGGGATTTGAAAAAGGATGGGGAAGTACTGCAGAAAGAGTGCAAGAGACAATAAAATCTCTCTCTGAAGTACTGCAAGCACCTGATCCTTTCAACATGGAGAACTTTTTCAGCAGAGTTCCAACAATCTTCAACATTGTAATTTTCTCCCCTCACGGCTACTTTGGCCAAGCAGATGTTCTCGGCTTGCCAGACACCGGTGGACAG GTAGTTTACATTCTGGATCAAGTGAAAGCTCTTGAAGATGAACTAGTGAACAGAATCAGGGACCAAGGACTTGCTGTCAAACCAAGAATTCTTATT GTTACAAGACTCATACCTGAAGCAAGGGGCACCAAGTGCAACCAAGAGTTAGAAGAAGTCGTAGGCACCAGGTACTCTAGCATCCTTAGGGTGCCATTCAAGACAGAAAAAGGGGTCCTCAAGAAATGGGTTTCTCGCTTCGATATCTATCCTTATCTTGAGAGATTTACTCAG GATGCTATAACCAAGATCCTTGACATCTTGGAAGGGAAGCCAGATCTTATCATTGGAAACTATACTGATGGAAATTTGGTAGCATCACTCATGGCTAACAAACTTGAGATAACTCAG GGAACTATTGCACATGCTTTAGAGAAAACCAAGTATGAAGATTCAGACATCAAATGGAAAGAACTAGAACCAAAGTATCACTTCTCATGCCAATTCATGGCCGATATGATTTCCATGAATGCAACAGATTTTATCATAGCAAGCACATACCAAGAAATTGCAGGGAG CAAAGATAGACCTGGACAGTATGAAAGCCACTCTGCATTTACCCTTCCAGGCCTCTGCAGAGTGGTTTCAGGAATCAATGTATTTGATCCAAAGTTCAATATTGCTGCACCCGGGGCTGATCAAACTGTCTATTTCCCTTTCACGGAGAGACAAAAGCGATTCACTGTATTCAATCCTGCCATTGAAGAATTACTCTATAGCAGGGAGGATAACAATGAACACAT TGGATATCTTGCAGACAGGAAGAAACCCATCATATTCTCAATGGCAAGGCTAGATACTGTGAAGAACATGACTGGATTAACTGAATGGTAtgggaaaaacaaaaagctgagaAATTTGGTTAATCTTGTTATAGTTGGGGGCTTCTTTGATCCTTCGAAATCAAACGACAGAGAAGAAATGGCAGAAATTAAAAAGATGCATGCTTTGATAGAGAAATACCAACTTAAGGGCCAGATCAGATGGATAGCAGCACAGACTGATAGGCGTCGGAATGGAGAGCTCTATAGATTCATTGCTGACTCCAAGGGAGCTTTTGTGCAGCCTGCTCTGTATGAAGCATTTGGTCTTACTGTCATAGAGGCTATGAACTGTGGATTACCCACTTTTGCTACCAACCAAGGTGGACCAGCCGAAATCATTGTTGATGGGGTCTCCGGTTTCCATATTGATCCCAACAATGGAGATGAAGCAAGCAACAAAATTGCTGAATTCTTTGAGAAGTGCAAGAATGATGCAACATACTGGAACAAGTTTTCAGCAGCGGGTTTGCAGCGCATAAACGAATG CTATACCTGGAAGATCTACGCAAACAAGGTTTTGAACATGGGCTGCACTTACACATTCTGGAAGCAACTGGTCAAGGAGCCCAAGCAGGCAAAGCAAAAGTACATCCACATGTTTTATAATCTCCTATTCAGGAAcctg GTGAAGAATGTACCTCTTGCAAGTGATGAGCCTCTACAgcctccacctccacctccgCCTCCAAAGCAAGAATCCAAACCAAAGCAAACACCAAG CACAAGACGAACACAATCACGATTGCAAAG GTTGTTTGGAGCTTAA
- the LOC107416184 gene encoding glutathione S-transferase F12 — translation MAVKVYGTLKSGCTQRVLACFLEKGVEFEIVNIDLQAGEQKQPEFLLLQPFGQVPVIEDGDFRLYESRAIARYYANKYAANGPNLLGVTLEEKAMVDQWLEVEAHNFNDLVYTLVLQLLVLPQMGEQSNLALVDTCEQKLEKVMDVYEERLSKSTYLAGNSFSLADLSHLPAIRFLIDDAKMGHLVTERKSVCAWWKDISSRPSWRKLMKISGLSN, via the exons ATGGCAGTGAAAGTATATGGCACTCTGAAATCAGGCTGCACACAAAGAGTTCTGGCTTGCTTTCTTGAGAAGGGAGTGGAGTTTGAAATTGTTAATATTGATCTTCAGGCAGGAGAGCAAAAGCAACCTGAATTCCTCTTACTCCAG CCATTTGGACAAGTTCCAGTCATCGAAGATGGAGATTTCAGGCTTTATG agTCCAGGGCAATTGCAAGGTACTATGCAAACAAGTACGCTGCCAACGGACCCAATCTATTAGGAGTCACACTAGAAGAGAAAGCCATGGTAGATCAATGGCTAGAAGTTGAAGCACACAACTTCAATGACTTGGTTTACACTCTGGTGCTTCAGCTGCTTGTCCTACCACAAATGGGCGAGCAGAGCAACCTGGCTTTGGTTGACACATGCGAGCAGAAGCTGGAGAAGGTGATGGATGTTTATGAAGAGAGGCTGTCAAAGAGCACCTATCTTGCAGGGAATAGTTTCAGTCTCGCTGATCTGAGCCATCTTCCAGCGATAAGGTTTCTCATTGATGATGCTAAAATGGGACACCTTGTGACTGAGAGGAAGAGTGTTTGTGCTTGGTGGAAGGACATTTCAAGCCGACCTTCTTGGAGGAAACTCATGAAGATTTCTGGTCTCTCTAACTAA